TCACGACGGGCACCGCGCGGTCGAGCCCGCGGCGGGCCACCCGGTCGAAGTGGTCGCCGTGCAGGTGCGAGAGCACGACCGCGTCCAGGCGCGGCAGCTCCTCGACGCCCAGCGCCGGGTCGGTCAGGCGCTTGGACCACAGCCCCTTGCCGAGGTACGCCCGCTGCCCCCGGTGCAGGAAGTTGGGGTCCGTCAGCAGGGTGAAGCGCCCGAGGCGCAGCAGCGTCGTCGCCGTGCCGATGAACGTGAGCGAGGCGTCGCCGGTCGGCTCCATGGCACCGCCGTGCCCGGGCGGCCCCCCGCGAAACACCCGCCGCGCGCGTCGGGTACACCGGAGGGGTGCCACCCCGCCGCCGCACCGACCCCGAGGAGGGCCGCGCCGCCCTCGTCCGCGCCCTCGCCGCGCTCGACGCGGGCGCCGAGCCCGAGCGCGCCGACGCCCGCACGGCCGTGCGCCACCTCCTCGAGGAGCTCTCCGCCCGCCACCCGGGGCGCAGCGTGGAGGTGCGCGTCCCGCCGTACGGCGTCGCCCAGTGCGTCGAGGGGCCGCGGCACACCCGCGGCACCCCGCCCAACGTCGTCGAGGCGGACCCCGTGACCTGGATCCTGGTCGCGACCGGGCGCGAGGAGTGGGCGGCCGCGCGGGCCTCCGGCCGGCTCACGGCGTCGGGGGAGCGCAGCGACCTCTCCGCGCGGGTGCCCGTCGTGCCGCCCGCCCCCGCCCCTCGTACCGTGGTCGGGTGACCCCGGCGAGCAGGCGGCGACCCCGCTACGAGGCGTTCATCGGCACCGGCGCCGTCGCGGGGGTCGTCCTCGCGCTGGTGCTGGCCGCCGTACGGCCCCAGGTGCAGGGCTTCTCCCCGAGCAGCGTCGTCCTCTACCTGGGGCTGCTCCTCGCGGTCGTCGGCGGCCTGCTCGGCGGCCTCGTCGCCGTCGGGCTCGAGCGGCGCGCCGAGCGCGCGGGGCGGGCGGGGCGGTCGCGGCGCGGCCGGTGAGGCGCCCCCGGGCCCGTAGACTCCCCGCGTGACACGTGGCGACGGCCGGCTGACGCACGACCTCGACCCCGCCGAGCGCGGCCCGCAGGACGCCTGCGGCGTCTTCGGGGTCTGGGCGCCCGGCGAGGAGGTCGCCAAGCTCGCCTACTTCGGGCTCTACGCGCTGCAGCACCGCGGGCAGGAGTCCGCCGGGATCGCCGTGAGCAACGGCTCGCAGATCCTCGTCTACAAGGACATGGGCCTGGTCTCGCAGGTCTTCGACGAGTCCCACCTCGAGGCGCTGCGCGGGCACGTGGCCGTCGGCCACTGCCGCTACTCCACGACCGGGTCGAGCGTGTGGGAGAACGCGCAGCCGACGTTC
The Vallicoccus soli genome window above contains:
- a CDS encoding sterol carrier family protein, producing the protein MPPRRRTDPEEGRAALVRALAALDAGAEPERADARTAVRHLLEELSARHPGRSVEVRVPPYGVAQCVEGPRHTRGTPPNVVEADPVTWILVATGREEWAAARASGRLTASGERSDLSARVPVVPPAPAPRTVVG